The segment ATGTTCCTGGGACTGGGAGGCACAGAATGTGTTCTCCTGGCAGTCATGGCTTATGACCGCTTCACTGCCATCTGCAAGCCCCTCCGCTATTCTGTCATTATGCATTCTCAGCTCTGTTGGAAGTTGGTGTCTGTGGCCTGGGGAGTCGGACTCCTCAACTCCCTGGTTATGTCTCCAGTGACGATGAAGCTGCCACGATGCGGGAGATGTAGGGTGAAACattttctatgtgagatgccagcTCTCATAAAAATTGCCTGTGTGGACACAGTGGCTGTGGAGAGCACTGTTTTCATCTTATCAGTAATAATTGTCCTGGTGCCCCTGTCGCTTATCCTCATCTCTTATAGTTATATTGCCCTGGCAGTGCTGAGGATCAAGTCGGctgcaggaagaaggaaggcttTCAACACGTGTGGGTCCCATCTTACTGTGGTCTCCTTGTTTTATGGGAATATTATCTATATGTATATGCAACCAGGAAATAATTCATCTCAGGACCAAGGGAAATTCCTTACCCTCTTCTACAACTTGGTGACCCCCATGTTGAACCCTGTCATCTATACACTGAGAAACAAGGATGTAAAGGGTGCACTGAAGAGGCTTGTGTCTAGAAAGTAAGGTGACAGTGACTTTTCCTAAAGTCGCATCTTTTACTTActtaatagaaataaataattcttaaagTGAAAATTTAAGATTCATTCAAATATTCCTACCTACTCAATAAAAATCTCCAGGGATGGAGTTTGGGAATATGTACTATGAAGCCCCAAATATGATGCTGATGATTAGCTGAGTTATAGGTAAATTTTAACTTGCATGATATCTTATATCTGACACTTCCAAtcatcttttctcctcctttccaagTTCGCCACATCTAATTAAAATCCATCAAAACCGTGAATGAATCTTTCAGTATTGTTCATTGACTTACAGAAGTTATGCCTAAATAAAACCATATGATGATGTTCTCATTGATATTTTGTATAATTGTCATTTTTATCATGGAATTGAGCCAATGGAGTgccaaaatacttaaaatactttTATCTTCTGATATCTTTAAATCTCCTTATCTGGAGAAGATAGAGCATTAGCCTAGACATGGCCTATGatatcatttaaattatttgagcTCAATGTTGTTTCTCTGATCTGCTGAAGTAAAATTATCTggagagatttttgttgttgttgttgctttaaaTATAGATTCTCAAGTCCCAACCCTGAAGTTCTGACATTTAGTAAGTCTGGAAATATTTATGTTGAAAAATTCCTTGTGTGATTCCAACATGGATTTAAGTTCAAAAAGAATGATCCATTCCAAATCCTTTCATTTggcagattaagaaactgaggcatggtgAAATATATCTATCATCAAACAGACCATGAATAGTAGGGCTAAGATTTTAACACAAGTGTCTGAATGTATCAGGATGAGTAtaaatgtttccagtttttaaaaacaaattttattcaaGGGGCTGTTAAAAGTGACAATAATCAAAACAAGAATAGAAGCCGTATGTGTGCAAGTGTGCATGCATTgacatttatacacacacaagcGTTAGGGTGGTTGTGCGAAGTTACAAGTGATAatttcacttagaaataaattcaagagTGTCTTTTCACTATGATTCTGCTTAAGAACAAAGGTCTTATCCTAGTGAGCCCTTTAAATAGCcatattttcaattaaaacttTCAAGTAGACATTGCTACACATAGCTTTGACACAAAGCATAAGATAAaagttaaacaaataattttattattttttttcttttatgggaaatgtttatttgtgtctattttcttaaaaagcataGTAAGTCACTATTATGAGCTGGATGACACATTAAATAGTATCCTTTTGCATTCAATGTAGAAATGTAGTAAAGGTCATTTAAAAGAACGTAAAAGGAGAATTTTCCTGGATTGAACTAGATAAGGACACTTTATTTTTCAAGTCAGAAGGTGTTTCTGTCATTGGAGTGCTTCCCTTTTTTCTCTACAATCACTCATGTCATACAGACAGTTCACAGTGCTTCAGTTTTTCCTCTTATGCCAATGACCCACAAATCCAAATTCCGTGCTAAAAATTGGTTTCAAACACCACTTGTTACATATCCAATTATTTGTTGGCCAAAATCATCCACGTGATggataaatttaacttttatgaatcaaactcaccctttgtaaaacTTCTCAATGTATAAAGCTGCAGAAGTTATCTGTACAAATATCTATATTAAAAAAGTTTGGGGTAAATACTTGAGTAAGAGAAGAATGATATATAGGAGATACAGCAAGAAATATAGAGAGTAAAGCATATCAAATTCTTTGGTAACAAATAGTTAAGaccaaagaaatacataaaatatttccataatagcacagaatttttttaactatatAGTATCAAACTTTTGAGGCTAGGATTGAGGAGTCCAATGGATGTGAAAGTGTGTTAAATTCTTTACTCTCAGAGGAAAAGGAGATATTGACATCAATACCTCTTTTGGTggataaatttaacttttatgaaTCAAACTCAACCTTTgtaaagcaaaatatttctttctcttgatttatctttttctccaaTGGACGAAATCTTTACAAAgactgaaaacattaaaaaatatctttggcTTCTATCTCCACCTTTATTTGAAATCCTCTGCAACCAAAACCATTCAGGTCCTAGCAtgtagtagatactcaataaatctttcctgatggaataaataaaaaatagtttcttattctatatttttcttgtgaaaattatataatatgcAAATAATAAGACATTTATCTTTTCCTATAAGTCATTGTATATCTATATGGTCTACAAAGGTGGGGAAATTTGGAAAAGAGATCATCACACAAAGCTGGGGCTCCAAAGGCAACAACCTTGAGGTAAGGGTGCATGAAAAATACACCTGTCATgcagaacacagaaaagaaagttGCCTCTCTTGGCTTTGGAGAAGAATAGAGCGACTGGTGGGTGGAGAGGAAGCTTTGTGCTGAAAATTTATAACTTCAAGTCTGCCAACGTGTATATTTGCAACCAAAATTCACACTATGTGGTCTGAGAAAACTAAAGTAGATTATGATTGTCTCAATATCTTAATAGTTATAATATCTCTAAATGAGCTAAACACTCCCTTCCCtcagtttaaaaacaaagattgaCTGATTGGATGGTGAAAAAACCCATCAAACTATATTCTGTTTAAAACAGACACAGCAAAACATGGGGACATGAAAAGGATGAGAgtaaaacatgagaaaatatgcCAAACCAGTGTTTCTACGTTAATATCTAGTAACTAGACTTTAACAAACTTGAAGACAAAAAGCATTACTAGACATGGAGAGGCTTACAAACTAATGATAAAAGTTCAAAGGTTCAATTCACTaggaatttaaaatgtaaagaccCCTAGTAAAATagcctcaaaatatatgaagcaaaaaataGATAGAAATAACGGGAGAAAAAGTTAAACCCACTAATGTAGTATAAGATTTCAACATTACTTTAGATTGTAAATGATGAAATgtagatgaaaatgaaaaaagcaaaataaaaaaagcgAGGATATAAAGGATCCTagcaacaaaattgacaaaattgatttaaagaaaaactaaagattCTGTACCCCAAAATAGaaaagacactttttttttttttttggttggcaCAAATAGCTTTTATTTACAGATAATAGTAGGCTTAGACAGGTTAAATaaaattgcccaaagtcacagatgGTGCGtaacagagccagaatttgaatggCCAACGTATCTGACACCAAAccccatgttcttaaccactacaGTCTGCTACCTCCCAGCAGCAGTGATCACCATGGGGGCGGGGGTGGTTCCTGTGTTTGATCCGTGGTTCCTGCTCTGCATTAAATGCCCTTTTCGGTATACGTTTATTCTAGAAAAGACACATTTTTATCAGACACAGAAGGAATATTACACAAAGAAAGCCTCAAGCATGTTTTAAAGATAGTTGTCGTTCAGTCCATGATCTCTGACCAAAACACGTGAGAAATTAATATGAAACAATCTTCTGTTTAGAAATTTAAAGGCGCACTGCAAAAATTCATAGATTATTAGTCCATGAAATAATCAGAATACTCAtggattaaaggagaaattataataaaaatttgactgaaaatgaaaacattacatatcaaaactttgtaaatatagcaaaagcagtaaTTTAAGGAAAGTTTATAGTTTTGAATACTTacattagaagagaagaaattctCAATATTAATGACCTAAGTGTACATCttaagaaggtaaaaaaaagGACCATAATAAGTAGCaagaaagtagaaattaaaatttaaaatattaccaCATACTTTGGAAAGATGGCAATGTCAGCAgtagcatgatttttttttcgttccttttcctccttcctttcttccttttctttctttcttttcagctttattgaggtataactgacatacagtAACTGCACATGTTTAAAGTGCATAATTTAATGTTTTGGTATATgaatacatttgtatattttcacaGATGCCCTttgtcaggttgaggaagttcctttctatttttacttGGCTGAGAATTTTTTCTCAGAAGTGTATGTTAAatattatcaaatgctttttctgcatctattgagatgatcacatttttttccattttagtttgTTAACATGGTGAATTACATCGATTGATTTTCAAACGTTAAtctaaccttgcattcctgggataagtCCCTCTTGGTTATgatgtattgttatttttatatgtatcatTCGATTCAATTTCCTGAagctttgttttgaatttttgcatctgtgtttacAGAGATATTAATCTGTATTTGTATTTAAAACCAATGTATACATCTGTGTAACTATCACTTAAAGCAAGACATAGAGTGTTTACTTCACCCTAAAAACTTtcttcatgtcccctcccagTCAAAATCCCCAAAGGAAATAACTATTCTGGTTATCATCTTAAATTGGTCTTTTGATGATTCTAGAAGTTCACAAAATTAGAAACATATAGTATCCATTCAAATGACCTCTCATGCAACAGaaagtttttgagattcatccctgTTGTTGCATGGATCAGTAGATTGTTCATTTTTATCGATAAGTGGAACTACGTTCTgtgaattttcacatttttatccatttttctattatAGACGTTTGTATTGTTTCTGGCTTTGTGCTATAGTGAACAAAACCACTGTAAGACTactcttgtacaagtcttttgtgtggacatctgttttcatttctgttaggAAAATACCCAGGAGTGTAAATACTCAATCATAGAggatgtatatttaactttatatagCCCAAACACTTTTCCAGGATAATTTTATCTATCTATATTCCACAAGCAACACATGAGGGTaccagttgctctgcatccctACTAATATTTGGTATTATCAgggtttctgggtttttttctttgctgaggaagattttccctgagcaactatctgtgccagtttttctctattttgtatgtgggtccccaccacaacatggctgatgagtggtgtaggtccgcaccaaCAATCCAAACACACgaacccaggttgccaaagtggagggtgccaagcttaaccactatgccatggggccagcctcagggtttctgtgttttgatttagccattctagtgatTGTAAAGTGGGaacttgtggttttaatttgcatttccctcatgattaaaatgctgaacacattttcatgtgatttttgccatgtatacattttattttgtgaaacatCTGGTTTAAGCTTTGTGCCTACTCTTCACTAAATTGTTTGccgttttttaaaaatgatttttatgtgtgctttatgtattctggatacaaatatttgatcatatatatatatattgcacatattttcttccaatttgtAGTTAATCTATTAATTTTCTAAGTGTTATCTTTTGAGGagcagaaattttttattttggtaaagtGCAATGTGTAACTTTTTTATGGTTAGTGTCTCTCATGTCTTAAGAAATATTTCCCTAGGATAAAGTAGGGATATTCTCCTATATTGTTTTTCTGTATGCATCGTAGATTTACCTTTTCTGTTTAAGACCTTGATCCATTGCTAATTAATTTTGGAGTCTGGTATGAGATATGAGTCatggttcattttttaaatatgtgtattcATGTTCTAGTGCCatcttttaagaaattctttgccccattgaattttatcaaattcagTTGACAACTTGTCAATCAGATGTGggattatttctggactctttattttGATTCATTGATCTCCTTTTCCATCCTTATGACAgttccatactgttttggttatgGTAGCTTTACAATATGTCTTGAAGCACCTAATTCAAGTCACCTACCTCTGTttctattctttccattttcatacaaatttaacaattttcttgccaatttctacaaaaaagctgGCCATGATGTTGATTGAAACCACATTGGATCAATAGATCAATTGGAGAGGATTCCCATCATGACAATATTGAACCTTCTAATCATGAGCATAGTATAGctctccttttatttaggtctttaatttctctcaataatgcTCTGTATTTTCAAGATAGAGGTCTTGaatatattgtaataaatttattctatttttctagtttttgacGCTaccatattttactttattgtccACTTGCTTGTTGCTAGTATAcagaaagaaaatctattttcatAAATTGACCTTGTATCTTACAACCTTGATAAATACACTTTAAGTTCTTATATTTTGTGAATTCCTTAGGTTTTTCTATACAAAATCACTTTGTCTCCAAATAATGggtttttcttgttgctttcatattttttgctttttttctttttctaccttaTTGCACGATTAGAATATCCAGCATAGTGTTGATTAGAAGTGGTAGGAGTAgatttatttgctttattctcAATCTTTGAGGAAGTCATTTATcatttcatcattaagtatgattttagctctaggtttttcatagatgctctttaatagattgaggaagtttccttctatttctagtttcctGAGACCTTTTGTCATGAATGGTTTTGAATTTTACcaaaagctttttctctatgtattgagatgattatatatttatcttttattccaTCAAggtggtgaattacattaattgatttttgaatgttaaataaCCTTACATTCTTGGAACAAAATCACTATGTCATGATGTACTATGCTTTTATATATTGTTcattttttgctaatattttgtcaaGGAATTTTGTATCTTTGTTCATGCAAGATTTGATTCTGAACTTTGTTTTCTTAGAAGATTCTGCTTCATTCTTGATACTGGTAAtgtgtcctttctctctcttttcccttgatTAGTCTTGCTAGGAGTTTAACAATCTTGTTAGGATTTTATCAATTTGATtgttattttcaaagaaccactcTGTGTTCTTACTGATTTCCTGCGTTGattatctgttttctatttcaatatttctactcttatctttattatgttttttcttctacATCTGTTGGATTTGATTTAGTTTTTGGAGTAATTGTTGGTTTTGATCAGATAAGACAAGAGGACTGCTTCTATccttcagatatttttccaatttaAGTAGTAACTTTAGAACATTGATAAATAattctccctcattttttttctgaggtaAATTTCATGACTATTTACCTACATCTGTTTATGTATCTACTCATTTATCACTATCTCCATGTAGTAATACATATCTATTCTGACAAATTAAATGCTTTCCAATATCCAATAAGCAACTGCAATAATTCCTACTCATAAATGTTGTATTCAGATAAATCATTATTTGTGTGTGCAATCGTTGCAAAGCTTTATGGGTACCTAAATCCTCATAAGTTAGGATTTTTCTCCCAAATTATACCTTACAAGGATgcttccaggattttttttttaacttttctttaaatgtctttCCTTTGTCAACtttaaaattgaattaataaGGGCTTTAGCTagtcaaaatgagtttattcagaaATAGCAAAGGAAGTGCAATTCAGGACAAGCAAACTATGGCAAACCATAGCTAAGCCTGAGGTGACAAAGGAAAGTCAGCTTTtattaggtttttgttttttttttttaaagattttatttttctcctttttctccccaaagccccccggtacatagttgtatatttcgttgtgggtccttctagttgtggcatgtgggatgctgcctcagcgtggtctgatgagcagtgccatgtccgcgcccaggattcgaaccaacgaaacactgggccgcctgcagcggagcgcgcgaacttaaccacttggccacggggccagccccagcttttATTAGGTTTTAGGAGGAAATTGTGGAGGTTGTGAAGGTTTTTCATCAGCTACAAGAGGCGGTGAGCAACTTGTTTTTGGGtcaaaaagaaatctttcttcctGCTGGGAGCTGTAAGCTGCAGTAAGTGATACATGCATGAAAGCCCTCCCTTCATGACTTCTGATTCCATTTTGATTTAGGTTTCTTTCGCTCATTTTCACATCTTATCTACATAACACTTTGTTCCCTTTATTAAGTTTGTTTCATAAAAGGTGAATTCTTTCTGAACTGAAGAACTGAAATTCAATTCTTCAACttgagacatttatttttatttaacgaCTTCAATATGTACAAAACTATCACTCTCAGGCTGAATTCTGAAGTGCTTTGTAAAGTCAAAACGGAATTAATAAACAACTTCAGTAAAGTTataggatataaaatcaacatacagaaatccacttatttctatacactaagaatgatataactgaaaatataaagaaagaaaacaatcctattcacaatagcatcaaaaacaataaaatacttaggaataaatttaaccaaggaagtgaaatatttctacactgaaaactacaagactttgatgaaagaaatgaaaaaagacacaaacaaatggaaagatatcatgtgttcatggattggaatattaatattgttaaaatttccacATTACACAAAGCCTTCTATAGACTCAATGTAATTTCTAtcaaattccaatggcatttttcacagaaatagaacaaacaatccaaaaatttGTATCAAACCACAAGAGACAATGATttccaaagtaatcctgagaagaggaacaaagctggaggcatcacactttctgatttcaaactatactacaaagctatagtaataaagcAGTattgtactggcataaaaacacacatagaccaatggaacagaatcaagtgTCCAGAAATGAACCATCACATATAGAGtgaactaacatttttttttttaattttttttttaaagattggcacctgagctaacaaccgttaccaatcttctctttttttttttctgctttatttccccaaaccccccgtacatagctgtacatcctagctgcaggtccttctagtcgtgggatgtgggacgccacctcaacgtggcctgaccagtggtaccatgtctgcgcccaggatctgaaccctgggccgccgcagcggagcgagcacgcttaaccactcggccacggagccggcccctgaactagcatttgacaagggagccaaaaatactcaatggagaaaggatagtctcttgaATAAATTGTGTCagaaaaactggataaccacatgcaaaagaaagaaattagacccctataactcaaaatggattacaaacttaaacataagacctgaaactgtaaaacttctagaagagaacacagggaaaaagctccttgacgtTGGTCTTTGCAACAATTTTTGGACATGGTGCCCAAATCATAAGCAACAAAAGGGAGTATGAATAAGTaaaactacatcagactaaaatgcacagcaaaagaaacaatcaatgaaatgaaaaggcaacttacagaatgggaaacatattttcaaaccatctatctcataaggagttaatatccaaaatataaaagtaacttgtacaattcaatagcaaaaaaccccaatctgatttaaaaactgGCAGAGGACTTAAATAAACatctttctaaagaagacatgcaaatggcagtaggtatatgaaaagatgctgaacatcactaatgattagggaaatgcaaatcaaaaccacaatgagatatcacctcacacctgttggaatggctattatcaaaaagacaagataaaacgtgttggcaaggatgtggagataagggaaaCTTCATGaactgtttgtgggaatgtaaattgttatagccatatggaaaacaatatgaatgtttctcaaaagattaaaaatagaactatcatatgattcagcaatcccacttctgggtatatatccaaaggaaatgaaaccaggaTCTCAGAGAAATATCTACACTCCcgtgttcattgtagcattatccacaataaccaagatatgaaaataacctatatatatatatatatgtatacacacacatataacctTTATATATaaagtggaatattattaagcgattagaaaggaggaaatgctgccatttgagacaatgtgaatggaccttgagagcattatgctaagtaagaaaagtgagagaaagacaaacactatatgatatcacttatatgtggaatttaaaaaagccaaactcatagaaatagagagtagaatggtggttgccaggggctgggaggtggaggaAATGGAATGGGTActaactttcagttataaaataaataagttctggggatgtaatgtgcagcatagtgactatagttaacaatactagaTAGATTTGAAGGGGTGAAATTCTAAGTGAAAGGAACAGACTTAAAAGTGTCGTTTATATAATAAGTATATGTAACTCTAGAGAGCACTCACAGCCTTATTAGTGGCTTGTCTTTAAAAGCCATACCAGATTTATTTCCTGAACAGAATCAATCCCAATTTCTTTTTAACTAATagattctgatttctttttttgaggaagattggccctgagctaacatccactgccaatcctcctctttgtgctgaggaacatctgtgcccatcttcctttattttatatgtgggacccctgccgcagcatggtttgataagcggtgctaggtccgcacccaggacccaaactgggaaaccctgggccgctgaagcagagtgtgtgaacttaactgctacaccgctgggccagcccctctgatattttttaaaattaatttattaatacgttctttatttttctttctttctttgttgtttttcattttctcttttatttctttgggttccttttaattatatattaagaTAGTTGCTTATATGacttattttaattctttcctgTTTGGTAATAAAAATGGTTTAGCTTCTTCTGGGAGCATAAAAACAGGGCATTATAAATCCTACCTGGAAGAAAATGATACACTTCgtagaataagaaatattttaattgaacTATGATGGTTGAAAAGACATCCACCGTATAAGGATATTCAAAGTGAAAGGAACAACATAGGAAAGAGTGGATCTGTGAAACTATAAAAACAGGGAAACACCACATCAGGGAAGACCTTGACTGCTATGTTTAAGAGTTTACACTTCATTCTGAAGACAATGGTACACTGCCaaagaaatttaaacagaaaaataaattatttttacatatgaagaagATCCCTCACATGCACATTTATAATCTCACCTCTTAAATCAATATCTACTTGCAGAAGATATAGACATACCTTCAATATATACAGAGAGAATAAGATaatttctgtagttttctctCAATCCACCACAATTAGTATTTACACTGAAACTACATTTTGGTTTCCAGAATTACAGCTCATTATTTTGATATTGATTAAGCATAAAGATTTTGAGAACCTAGAATGCATAGGACATGGAATGAAGCACTGGGGAtagaaagatgaagaagaagtAGATCGTGTGCTGAAGGAGTTCACTTTCCAGTGGGGAACATAGGCAGTCAGGAATTAACACGATGGCCAttgcttaataataataataattaggtAGGAAATGTAGGACCTCAAAATAGAAAGCAAGTGGGGATTTTATAGTCTTCATAAAGAATATGATTCcttgcccactctcaccatttctattcagcatagtactagAAGTTCTGGCCAGAgagattaggcaagaaaaagaaataaaagacatccaaatcaaaaagcagaagtaaaattttcactattttcagatgacatgacattatctatagaaaaccctgaagactccaccaaaaaaatttagaatgaataaatgacttcaGTAGTTGCAGGATATGAAAACAGCATAGAAAAATCTGTTGTGTCTATACGCTAACACTGAGCTAtcagaaagaggaattaagaaaacaatctcatttacactAGAATCAAAAACAATAACatacttacaaataaatttaattaaggagACAGAatatctatacactgaaaactataacttttatttctaaaaaattgaaTAATTATGCTGAGGAGCTGGGAAGGTGGCGAAAttggaggactctgaactcacctcctcccctaGATACATCAAATTTACAACTGCcattggaacaattacccctgagagagaaccagaaactgaataaaaagaatgCCCACAAAAAGGGACAGTGCTGAGTAAGGTGGAAGTGGCAGAGATActtttctggagaggaaaaaagcaacaTTCTAGCCAAGGTGCTTTGTGGCTGGAAGTAATTTTGAGCCATATGGGCAATCTGCCCTGCCTTCCAACACCTGAAACTATTGTGTActgccatgcctggggctgggccTACCCAGCTGCACCACCAAGAGAGCTGACAATGCctttgcaggctggaggcctacagcattTGTGAGCCCCTTAGCCTAGCAAAAGCCACGCTGGAGCTTacccacttaacagaaaaactgcagcaggaatgcACTATTATatcttgcagccaactgtgcaaGG is part of the Equus caballus isolate H_3958 breed thoroughbred chromosome 20, TB-T2T, whole genome shotgun sequence genome and harbors:
- the OR2W2 gene encoding olfactory receptor family 2 subfamily W member 2 (The RefSeq protein has 1 substitution compared to this genomic sequence), whose translation is MSSQSCQEQFILLGFSDRPRLEQILFVFVLIFYLVTLVGNIVIIWVSRLDPCLHTPMYFFLTNLSFLDLCFTTSSIPQLLFNLGSPDKTISFTGCAIQLFMFLGLGGTECVLLAVMAYDRFTAICKPLRYSVIMHSQLCWKLVSVAWGVGLLNSLVMSPVTMKLPRCGRCRVKHFLCEMPALIKIACVDTVAVESTVFILSVIIVLVPLSLILISYSYIALAVLRIKSAAGRRKAFNTCGSHLTVVSLFYGNIIYMYMQPGNNSSQDQGKFLTLFYNLVTPMLNPVIYTLRNKDVKGALKRLVSRK